The following are encoded together in the Streptomyces sp. NBC_00358 genome:
- a CDS encoding YbaK/EbsC family protein: protein MRAPIGHFDHAVPAPDCLDELTRPVADAVRGWGGGTPAEQIVYVDTNPEWADTATFVEHYGKELLERSANCVVVSGRRGAETTLAACVVLSTTRVDVNGAVRRQLGSRKASFAPMDTATGETGMEYGGITPVGLPGDWPVLVDPAVVELPYVLVGSGRRRGKLLLPGKAFAELPNAVVLEGLGIA from the coding sequence ATGCGCGCACCCATCGGACACTTCGACCACGCCGTCCCCGCCCCCGACTGCCTGGACGAACTCACCCGCCCCGTCGCCGACGCCGTGCGCGGCTGGGGCGGCGGCACCCCCGCCGAGCAGATCGTCTACGTCGACACGAACCCCGAGTGGGCCGACACCGCCACCTTCGTCGAGCACTACGGCAAGGAACTGCTCGAACGGTCCGCCAACTGCGTGGTCGTCTCCGGCAGGCGCGGCGCCGAGACCACACTCGCCGCGTGCGTCGTCCTGTCGACGACCCGCGTCGACGTGAACGGTGCCGTACGCCGTCAACTGGGCTCCCGGAAGGCCTCGTTCGCCCCGATGGACACCGCGACCGGCGAGACCGGCATGGAGTACGGCGGGATCACGCCCGTCGGACTCCCGGGCGACTGGCCGGTGTTGGTGGACCCGGCCGTCGTCGAGCTGCCGTACGTGCTCGTGGGCAGCGGCCGCAGGCGCGGCAAACTCCTGCTCCCCGGCAAGGCGTTCGCGGAACTGCCGAACGCGGTGGTGCTGGAGGGTTTGGGGATCGCCTGA
- a CDS encoding cation diffusion facilitator family transporter: MNDRHHHDHDHDLDHRHGESHGHGDLDPGDAEGRGHAHGDGPGHEHGPSHRQAHRQGRSPGRPHRHPRSRPRGHSHAPGLGSRLRHLLTPHSHETADKVDSALESSALGMRALWVSLAVLGTTALAQAAVVALSGSVALLGDTVHNAADALTALPLGVAFVLGRRAATRRFTYGYGRAEDLAGVAIVLTIAASAVFAAWAAVGRLLDPQPVRHLPFVAAAALIGFGGNEWVARHRIRVGREIGSAALVADGLHARTDGFASLAVLVGAGGAALGWQRADPLVGLAITAAIVLVLRDAAREVFRRLMDAVEPELVDRAEQALRQVPGVRDVGELRLRWIGHRLRAEVAVVVDGEATVRRAHDIAVEAEHALLHAVPKLTAALVHADPAAAPGEADPHRTLAHHAVA; encoded by the coding sequence GTGAACGATCGGCACCATCACGACCACGACCACGACCTCGACCACCGTCATGGCGAGAGCCACGGCCACGGCGACCTCGACCCCGGGGACGCCGAAGGACGGGGCCATGCGCACGGAGACGGGCCGGGCCACGAGCACGGGCCCTCGCACCGGCAGGCGCACCGCCAGGGCCGCTCCCCCGGTCGGCCGCACCGGCATCCCCGCTCCCGACCGCGGGGTCACAGCCATGCGCCGGGCCTCGGGAGCAGGCTGCGCCACCTCCTCACCCCCCATTCCCACGAAACGGCCGACAAGGTCGACTCCGCGCTGGAATCGTCGGCCCTGGGCATGCGCGCACTATGGGTATCGCTCGCCGTCCTCGGCACGACGGCCCTGGCGCAGGCGGCCGTCGTCGCACTGTCGGGGTCGGTCGCACTGCTCGGCGACACCGTGCACAACGCGGCCGACGCGCTGACGGCCCTGCCGCTCGGGGTCGCCTTCGTGCTGGGCCGTCGCGCGGCGACACGGCGCTTCACCTACGGCTACGGACGGGCCGAGGACCTGGCCGGCGTCGCGATCGTGCTGACGATCGCCGCGTCCGCCGTCTTCGCCGCCTGGGCGGCGGTCGGCCGACTGCTCGATCCGCAGCCGGTACGGCACCTCCCCTTTGTCGCGGCCGCCGCGCTCATCGGTTTCGGCGGCAACGAGTGGGTCGCCCGGCACCGCATCCGGGTGGGGCGAGAGATCGGCTCGGCCGCGCTGGTCGCCGACGGACTCCACGCCCGTACGGACGGATTCGCCTCGCTCGCCGTGCTGGTCGGCGCGGGCGGCGCGGCCCTCGGATGGCAACGCGCGGACCCGCTGGTGGGGTTGGCGATCACCGCCGCGATCGTGCTGGTACTGCGCGACGCCGCCCGGGAGGTCTTCCGGCGCCTGATGGACGCCGTGGAGCCGGAGTTGGTGGACCGCGCCGAACAAGCGCTGCGGCAGGTCCCGGGGGTGCGCGACGTGGGCGAACTGCGGCTGCGGTGGATCGGGCACCGGCTGCGCGCCGAGGTGGCGGTCGTGGTGGACGGCGAGGCCACCGTGCGCAGGGCCCACGACATCGCCGTGGAGGCCGAACACGCCCTGCTGCACGCCGTCCCGAAACTGACCGCCGCGCTGGTCCACGCCGATCCGGCGGCGGCACCCGGTGAGGCGGATCCTCACCGGACGCTGGCGCATCACGCCGTCGCGTGA
- a CDS encoding acyltransferase, which produces MSRSKNTFSSWRRRLAQRAVHAGWAWVRRAGTVSAERPGRFRFGAMGENTRLAFPLGTVFGEPWIHLGSYCIVAEQVTLTAGLMPDLDLGSEPILRIGDGVVLGRGSHVIADTTVTIGSDCYFGPYVYVTSTNHSYDDPHVPIGKQWPRMEPVEIGPGCWIGTGAVILPGARIGRNVVVAAGAVVRGTVPDHSVVAGAPARVVRRWDPVAGWQPPLRTPPPVPIPDGVTPEQLLALSELDEETVARLAELDLDAQGAADGVHAQSGDIRAES; this is translated from the coding sequence GTGTCCAGGAGCAAGAACACGTTCTCATCATGGCGGCGACGCCTCGCGCAACGCGCTGTCCACGCGGGCTGGGCGTGGGTGCGGCGCGCGGGTACGGTCTCGGCCGAGCGACCGGGTCGGTTCCGCTTCGGCGCGATGGGCGAGAACACCAGACTGGCCTTCCCGCTGGGTACGGTCTTCGGCGAACCCTGGATCCACCTCGGTTCGTACTGCATCGTCGCCGAGCAGGTCACGCTGACCGCGGGGCTGATGCCCGATCTCGACCTCGGTTCCGAACCGATCCTGCGCATCGGGGACGGTGTCGTGCTCGGCCGCGGCAGCCATGTCATCGCCGACACCACGGTCACGATCGGCAGCGACTGCTACTTCGGGCCCTACGTCTACGTCACGTCCACCAACCACTCGTACGACGATCCGCACGTGCCCATCGGCAAGCAGTGGCCGCGGATGGAGCCCGTGGAGATCGGGCCCGGCTGCTGGATCGGCACCGGTGCGGTGATCCTGCCCGGCGCGCGGATCGGGCGGAACGTCGTGGTCGCCGCCGGTGCGGTGGTGCGCGGTACGGTGCCCGACCACTCCGTCGTCGCCGGGGCACCCGCGCGGGTCGTCCGGCGCTGGGACCCGGTGGCCGGCTGGCAGCCCCCGCTGCGCACACCGCCGCCGGTGCCGATTCCCGACGGGGTGACCCCGGAGCAACTGCTGGCGCTGTCGGAACTGGACGAGGAGACGGTCGCGCGGCTCGCGGAACTGGACCTCGACGCGCAAGGCGCCGCCGACGGCGTACACGCGCAGTCGGGCGACATCCGCGCCGAGTCCTGA
- a CDS encoding NAD-dependent epimerase/dehydratase family protein, producing MGVRGRTAVLVTGGSGFVGSHLVRRLLERGYRVHTTVRGTSNAAKTRPLVEMRDAFPGRLTLFEADLLAEGSFDAAMSGCDVVFHVASPFLMPERIKDGRKDMVDPALLGTRNVLAAVERTPTVEKVVLTSTVGAIFGDYVDVRSMDGGVLSEKYFNATSTVENNPYHYAKTLAERAAWTAEAAQDRWRLVSVNPGLVLGPSLTPASESGSLFLLDELFKGYFFYGAPDFSFTTADVREVADAHIAAAEHSGAKGRYIVAAETMTSFHDMARVIRDRYPRALRLPRNALPHWPVRVLGPAFGLTQDYIRKHLGIRFAVDNSRSVRELGITYRPVEETLLDHYESWRRRA from the coding sequence GTGGGCGTACGCGGGCGGACGGCTGTTCTGGTGACCGGTGGCAGTGGCTTCGTCGGGAGCCATCTGGTGAGGCGGCTGCTGGAGAGGGGCTACCGGGTCCACACCACCGTACGAGGGACCTCGAACGCGGCGAAGACGCGGCCGCTCGTCGAGATGCGGGACGCCTTCCCCGGCAGGCTGACGCTGTTCGAGGCGGACCTGCTGGCCGAGGGGTCCTTCGACGCGGCGATGAGCGGCTGCGATGTGGTCTTCCATGTGGCGTCGCCGTTCCTGATGCCGGAGAGGATCAAGGACGGCCGCAAGGACATGGTCGACCCGGCCCTGCTCGGCACGCGCAACGTGCTGGCGGCGGTGGAACGGACACCGACGGTCGAGAAGGTCGTCCTCACCTCCACCGTCGGCGCGATCTTCGGCGACTACGTCGACGTGCGGAGCATGGACGGCGGTGTCCTGTCGGAGAAGTACTTCAACGCCACCAGCACCGTCGAGAACAACCCGTACCACTACGCGAAGACGCTCGCGGAGCGCGCGGCCTGGACGGCTGAGGCGGCCCAGGACCGATGGCGTCTGGTGTCCGTCAACCCCGGCCTGGTCCTCGGCCCGTCCCTCACCCCCGCGTCGGAATCCGGCAGCCTGTTCCTGCTGGACGAACTCTTCAAGGGCTACTTCTTCTACGGCGCCCCCGATTTCAGCTTCACCACGGCGGATGTCCGCGAGGTCGCGGACGCGCACATCGCGGCGGCGGAGCACAGCGGCGCCAAGGGCCGCTACATCGTCGCGGCCGAGACGATGACGTCGTTCCACGACATGGCGCGCGTCATCCGCGACCGGTATCCCCGCGCCCTCCGGCTGCCCCGCAATGCGCTCCCGCACTGGCCGGTCCGCGTCCTCGGCCCGGCCTTCGGACTCACCCAGGACTACATCCGCAAGCACCTCGGCATCCGCTTCGCCGTGGACAACAGCAGGAGCGTGCGGGAACTGGGGATCACCTACCGCCCGGTCGAGGAGACCCTGCTCGACCACTACGAGAGCTGGAGGCGGCGGGCGTGA
- a CDS encoding DedA family protein has translation MHVQDWLETVPAVSIYALVALVIGVESLGIPLPGEIVLVSAALLSSQHGGINPVVLGACASLGAIVGDSIGYAIGRKGGRPLLAWLGARFPRHFGEAHVATAERSFQKWGMWAVFFGRFIALLRIFAGPLAGVLRMPYWKFLIANVLGGVIWAGGTTAVIYYVGVVAESWLKRFSWLGLVAAVLIGLASMLIVRRKAKKAATGHGAAEPEPVPAAE, from the coding sequence TTGCACGTCCAGGACTGGCTCGAGACGGTGCCCGCGGTCAGCATCTACGCGCTCGTGGCCCTGGTCATCGGCGTGGAGAGCCTGGGTATCCCGCTGCCCGGAGAGATCGTCCTGGTCTCGGCGGCGCTGCTCTCCTCGCAGCACGGCGGTATCAACCCGGTCGTCCTCGGCGCGTGTGCCAGCCTCGGCGCGATCGTCGGCGACTCCATCGGCTACGCCATCGGCCGCAAGGGCGGACGCCCGCTGCTCGCCTGGCTCGGCGCGAGGTTCCCCAGACACTTCGGCGAGGCCCACGTCGCCACTGCCGAGCGTTCCTTCCAGAAGTGGGGCATGTGGGCCGTCTTCTTCGGCCGCTTCATCGCACTGCTGCGGATCTTCGCGGGCCCGCTCGCCGGTGTGCTGCGCATGCCGTACTGGAAGTTCCTGATCGCCAACGTCCTCGGCGGCGTCATCTGGGCCGGCGGCACCACGGCGGTCATCTACTACGTCGGTGTCGTCGCCGAGTCCTGGCTGAAGCGCTTCTCGTGGCTCGGCCTGGTCGCCGCGGTGCTCATCGGTCTCGCCTCGATGCTGATCGTCCGCCGCAAGGCGAAGAAGGCGGCCACCGGGCACGGTGCGGCGGAGCCGGAGCCGGTCCCCGCCGCCGAGTAG
- a CDS encoding helix-turn-helix domain-containing protein — protein MSDLDLLTQSLARNVKRWRTERAFTLEALAARAGVSRGMLIQIEQARTNPSLGTVVKIGDALGVSITTLLDYEQGPKVRIVPAEQAVRLWHTEAGSYNRLLAGTEAPGPLEMWDWRLMPGEGSPSDPHPAGTVELVHVIAGDMTLTVDGVEHLVPEGASVSFEANTPHTYANKGEIPVEMVMAVSVPLVQ, from the coding sequence GTGTCGGATCTCGACCTGCTGACTCAGTCCCTGGCGCGCAATGTGAAGCGGTGGCGCACCGAACGCGCCTTCACTCTGGAGGCGCTCGCCGCCCGCGCCGGAGTCAGCCGCGGCATGCTCATCCAGATCGAGCAGGCCAGGACCAATCCCAGCCTCGGTACCGTCGTCAAGATCGGCGACGCCCTCGGCGTCAGCATCACCACCCTCCTCGACTACGAGCAGGGGCCCAAGGTCCGGATCGTCCCCGCCGAACAGGCCGTACGCCTGTGGCACACCGAAGCGGGCAGCTACAACCGGCTGCTGGCCGGCACCGAGGCGCCCGGCCCGCTGGAGATGTGGGACTGGCGGCTCATGCCGGGCGAGGGCAGCCCCTCGGACCCGCATCCGGCCGGCACCGTCGAGCTCGTGCACGTCATCGCGGGCGACATGACCCTCACCGTCGACGGGGTCGAACACCTCGTCCCCGAGGGGGCGAGTGTGTCGTTCGAGGCCAACACCCCCCACACGTACGCCAACAAGGGTGAGATTCCGGTCGAGATGGTCATGGCCGTGTCGGTCCCGCTGGTGCAGTGA
- the ppk2 gene encoding polyphosphate kinase 2, whose amino-acid sequence MTELLAGMRVDYTDHDDPVLIRPDGSPVDTWRENYPYEERMERREYEWHKRLQQIELLKLQSWIKATGRRLVVVFEGRDAAGKGGTIKRFTEHLNPRGARVVALEKPTERERGQWYFQRYVEHLPTAGEIVMFDRSWYNRAGVERVMGFCTADEYRRFMRQAPAFERMLVDDGVDLIKFWFSVSQSEQRTRFTIRQVDPVRQWKLSPMDLASLDLWDDYTAAKVAMFRETDTEQAPWTVVKSNDKKRARVEAMRSVLARFAYADKDAEVVGSPDPSIVGAAANLLEEGEESEADGAPAGDRVAH is encoded by the coding sequence ATGACGGAACTGCTGGCAGGTATGCGGGTGGACTACACCGACCACGACGACCCCGTACTGATCCGGCCGGACGGCAGCCCGGTGGACACCTGGCGGGAGAACTACCCGTACGAGGAGCGCATGGAGCGCAGGGAGTACGAGTGGCACAAGCGGCTCCAGCAGATCGAGCTGCTGAAGCTGCAGAGCTGGATCAAGGCGACCGGCCGACGCCTCGTCGTCGTCTTCGAGGGGCGTGACGCGGCCGGCAAGGGCGGCACGATCAAGCGTTTCACCGAGCATCTCAACCCGCGCGGGGCCCGGGTGGTGGCGCTGGAGAAGCCGACCGAGCGGGAACGCGGGCAGTGGTACTTCCAGCGGTACGTGGAGCATCTGCCGACCGCGGGCGAGATAGTGATGTTCGACCGGTCCTGGTACAACCGGGCCGGTGTGGAGCGCGTGATGGGCTTCTGCACCGCCGACGAGTACCGGCGCTTCATGCGGCAGGCGCCCGCCTTCGAGCGGATGCTCGTCGACGACGGGGTGGACCTGATCAAGTTCTGGTTCTCGGTCTCCCAGAGCGAGCAGCGCACGCGCTTCACGATCCGTCAGGTCGACCCGGTACGGCAGTGGAAACTCAGCCCCATGGACCTGGCCTCGCTGGACCTCTGGGACGACTACACGGCCGCCAAGGTCGCCATGTTCCGCGAGACGGACACCGAGCAGGCGCCCTGGACCGTGGTGAAGAGCAACGACAAGAAGCGGGCCCGCGTCGAGGCCATGCGCAGCGTCCTGGCCCGTTTCGCCTACGCGGACAAGGACGCGGAGGTCGTCGGCAGCCCGGACCCGAGCATCGTGGGCGCGGCGGCGAACCTGCTGGAGGAGGGCGAGGAGAGCGAGGCCGACGGGGCGCCCGCGGGCGACCGCGTCGCCCACTGA
- a CDS encoding gamma carbonic anhydrase family protein — translation MTTQQALIKGIGGKDPRVDQEAFVAPTSVVIGDVTLHAGASVWYGAVLRADGGPIVIGAGTNVQDNCTLHVDPGFPLTVGERVSIGHNAVVHGATVEDDCLIGMGATVLNGAVIGAGSLVAAQALVPQGMRVPPGSLVAGVPAKVKRPLTDEEREGISLNGVFYVELAKAHREIHE, via the coding sequence GTGACGACGCAGCAGGCGCTGATCAAGGGAATCGGTGGCAAGGACCCGCGGGTGGACCAGGAGGCGTTCGTGGCGCCCACCTCCGTGGTCATCGGAGACGTCACGCTGCACGCGGGCGCGAGCGTCTGGTACGGCGCGGTGCTGCGCGCCGACGGCGGCCCGATCGTCATCGGCGCCGGCACCAATGTGCAGGACAACTGCACTCTGCACGTGGACCCCGGGTTCCCCCTCACCGTCGGCGAGCGCGTCTCGATCGGCCACAACGCCGTCGTGCACGGCGCGACGGTCGAGGACGACTGTCTGATCGGCATGGGTGCCACGGTGCTCAACGGGGCCGTGATCGGGGCCGGCTCGCTGGTCGCCGCGCAGGCTCTGGTGCCCCAGGGGATGCGGGTCCCGCCGGGCTCACTGGTCGCGGGTGTCCCCGCGAAGGTCAAGCGTCCGCTGACGGACGAGGAGCGCGAGGGTATCTCACTGAACGGCGTCTTCTACGTGGAACTGGCGAAGGCGCACCGCGAGATCCACGAGTAG
- a CDS encoding DUF4442 domain-containing protein, whose amino-acid sequence MTIGEMLAATVPMARTLNLEFVETTPEKAVVALPDQGEFHNHVGGPHAGAMFTLGESASGAIVLAAFGDQLSRAVPLAVSAEIAYKKLAMGPVTATATLGRPAADVVAELDAGLRPEFPVAIAIQRGDGAVTGEMTVIWTLRPNG is encoded by the coding sequence ATGACGATCGGCGAGATGCTCGCCGCGACCGTGCCGATGGCGCGGACCCTGAACCTCGAGTTCGTGGAGACCACTCCGGAGAAGGCCGTCGTGGCGCTCCCGGACCAGGGCGAGTTCCACAACCACGTCGGCGGACCGCACGCCGGTGCCATGTTCACGCTGGGGGAGTCGGCGAGCGGGGCGATCGTTCTCGCCGCCTTCGGGGACCAGCTCTCCCGTGCCGTGCCGCTCGCGGTCAGTGCCGAGATCGCGTACAAGAAGCTCGCGATGGGCCCTGTCACGGCCACCGCGACGCTCGGCCGGCCCGCTGCCGACGTCGTCGCCGAACTCGACGCGGGCCTGCGCCCCGAGTTCCCCGTCGCCATCGCCATCCAGCGCGGTGACGGCGCCGTGACCGGTGAGATGACGGTCATCTGGACGCTCCGCCCGAACGGCTGA
- a CDS encoding DMT family transporter, which produces MTALFALATSLLWGLADFGGGLLTRRTPALTVVVASQSIAAVVLGAIVLATGGWSAAGPQLWFAVAAGLVGPVALLSFYKALALGPMGVVSPLGSLAVAVPIGVGLFLGERPGLIQVAGIAVAVAGVVLAGGPQLRGAPVQRQAILLTLIAAAGFGTVFALIAEASSSVTGLFLALFVQRVTNVVTGGTALAVSVRRGASALPEGGFPWASLPALAFVGLADVAANGTYSVAAQHGPVTVAAVLASLYPVVTALAARGVLRERLRAVQAAGATLALVGTVLLATG; this is translated from the coding sequence GTGACAGCACTCTTCGCCCTGGCCACCAGCCTCCTGTGGGGCCTGGCCGATTTCGGCGGAGGTCTGCTGACCCGGCGCACGCCCGCTCTCACCGTGGTCGTGGCCTCCCAGTCGATAGCGGCGGTGGTCCTCGGCGCGATCGTGCTGGCCACCGGCGGCTGGAGCGCCGCCGGGCCGCAACTGTGGTTCGCGGTCGCCGCTGGACTGGTGGGGCCGGTCGCCCTGCTCTCCTTCTACAAGGCGCTCGCGCTCGGGCCGATGGGTGTCGTCTCCCCGCTCGGTTCGCTGGCCGTGGCCGTCCCGATCGGCGTCGGCCTGTTCCTCGGGGAGCGTCCCGGGCTGATTCAGGTCGCGGGCATCGCGGTCGCCGTGGCGGGTGTCGTCCTCGCGGGCGGGCCCCAGCTCCGAGGAGCCCCCGTGCAGCGGCAGGCGATCCTGCTCACGCTGATCGCGGCCGCCGGCTTCGGCACGGTGTTCGCGCTGATCGCGGAGGCGTCGTCCTCGGTCACCGGCCTCTTCCTGGCGCTGTTCGTGCAGCGCGTGACCAATGTCGTCACCGGTGGCACGGCGCTGGCCGTCTCGGTTCGCAGGGGCGCGTCCGCCCTCCCCGAGGGCGGCTTCCCCTGGGCCTCGCTGCCCGCGCTCGCCTTCGTCGGCCTCGCCGACGTCGCCGCCAACGGCACGTACTCGGTCGCGGCCCAGCACGGCCCGGTCACCGTCGCCGCGGTCCTCGCCTCGCTGTACCCGGTGGTCACCGCCCTGGCCGCACGCGGTGTCCTCAGGGAACGGCTGCGCGCCGTGCAGGCCGCGGGAGCGACGCTGGCGCTGGTCGGCACGGTACTGCTGGCGACCGGCTGA
- a CDS encoding PaaI family thioesterase, with product MTVTAEDIYAMAPYARTLGVRFTALSAEGVDAELDFVPELSTAGGGLHGGALMGLADVASAVCAALNGPVGAVPATTTSTTHFLRPVREGAAYAKARVLRVGRDTAVVECDIEDDRRRLCTRVTQTVTLRAPHG from the coding sequence ATGACGGTCACCGCCGAAGACATCTACGCGATGGCTCCGTACGCCAGGACCCTCGGAGTGCGCTTCACCGCCCTGTCGGCCGAGGGCGTGGACGCCGAACTCGACTTCGTACCCGAACTGTCCACCGCGGGCGGCGGGTTGCACGGGGGCGCGTTGATGGGCCTGGCCGACGTCGCCTCGGCGGTGTGCGCCGCGCTGAACGGCCCCGTGGGCGCCGTTCCCGCCACCACCACCTCAACCACCCATTTCCTGCGGCCGGTACGCGAGGGAGCCGCGTACGCCAAGGCCCGCGTCCTGCGGGTGGGACGCGACACGGCGGTGGTGGAGTGCGACATCGAGGACGACCGGCGCCGGCTCTGCACCCGGGTCACCCAGACGGTGACCCTGCGGGCGCCGCACGGCTGA
- a CDS encoding ArsR/SmtB family transcription factor — protein sequence MSARMHLSPAHDAHPRTPGEEQFALAAELLALLGDRTRLALLHALTGGEADVTTLTEACGAARPAVSQHLARLRLAGLVNTRKEGRRVIYSLGDGHLRRVVDEALSLADHRLSDRPAHD from the coding sequence ATGAGCGCACGCATGCACCTATCACCTGCGCACGATGCGCACCCGCGCACTCCGGGCGAGGAACAGTTCGCGCTCGCCGCCGAGCTCCTCGCCCTCCTCGGTGACCGCACCCGCCTCGCGCTGCTGCATGCTCTGACCGGTGGCGAGGCCGATGTCACGACGCTGACCGAGGCGTGCGGGGCGGCCCGTCCGGCCGTCAGCCAGCACCTGGCCCGGCTCCGGCTCGCCGGGCTCGTGAACACGCGGAAGGAAGGGCGCCGGGTGATCTACTCGCTCGGGGACGGACATCTGCGCCGCGTGGTCGACGAGGCGCTGAGCCTGGCGGACCACCGGCTGTCCGACCGCCCGGCGCACGACTGA